Proteins found in one Polyodon spathula isolate WHYD16114869_AA chromosome 10, ASM1765450v1, whole genome shotgun sequence genomic segment:
- the LOC121321977 gene encoding cyclin-dependent kinase 2-like — translation MDIFQKIEKIGEGTYGVVYKAKNKLTGQAVALKKIRLDPETEGVPSTAIREISLLKELNHPNIVKLLDVVHTEKKLYLVFEYLDQDLKKYMDSSQPVGMPLPLVKSYLLQLLQGISFCHSHRVIHRDLKPQNLLINRAGAIKLADFGLARAFGVPLRTYTHEVVTLWYRAPEILLGCKYYSTAVDIWSIGCIFAEMVGLRQGELRAEGSVYSQ, via the exons ATGGATATTTTCCAGAAAATCGAGAAGATAGGCGAGGGAACTTACGGCGTGGTTTATAAAGCTAAAAACAAACTGACAGGGCAGGCCGTGGCACTTAAAAAGATCCGCCTCGACCC GGAGACAGAGGGTGTGCCAAGCACTGCTATTCGGGAGATCTCactgctgaaagaactgaatcacCCAAATATAGTGAA ATTGCTGGATGTCGTTCACACTGAAAAGAAGCTGTACCTGGTGTTTGAGTATCTGGACCAGGACCTGAAGAAATACATGGATTCGTCCCAGCCTGTGGGGATGCCCCTGCCCCTGGTCAAG AGCTACCTGTTGCAGCTTCTGCAGGGCATCTCGTTCTGTCACTCTCACAGGGTGATTCACCGGGACCTGAAGCCTCAGAACCTGCTCATTAACCGGGCCGGTGCCATCAAGCTGGCAGACTTTGGGCTGGCCCGGGCTTTCGGGGTGCCCCTGCGCACCTACACCCACGAG GTGGTGACTCTGTGGTACCGTGCTCCCGAGATCCTGCTGGGCTGTAAATACTACTCCACTGCTGTTGATATCTGGAGCATTGGCTGCATCTTCGCTGAGATGGTGGGACTGAGGCAGGGAGAGCTCCGGGCAGAGGGCTCAGTGTATTCACAGTGA